AGCCCCGCCTCCATCGCCTCGACAAGCACGGCGACCCAGGCGTCGCCGATGACGCCGCCCTGGTTCGCGACGCCGATCACCAACGACTGCGCTCCCGCCGCGCGGGCCTCGTCAGGCGACAGCCGCGGCAAGCCGGCGCTGACCGAGCAGGCGCCGATCCCATACTCGCCGACGCAGCGGTCAGCCGCCCAGTCGGCGAGGCCAAAGGCGGTCTTGGCATAGCCCGCCTCGGTCGTGTCGCCGAGGAACAGCAGATAGGGTTGCGGCAGGGTCAGGCTTTCGGCCAGCCTGCCGGTGGGCGCGTTCATCTTGTCCAACTCCAATTCGCTCAGAATGCCATGTCGAGCGCGACACCGATCGTGCGCGGCTGCAATGGCGAGATCGCTAGGAAGCTCGGCTGGTTGAGCCCGTCGGCAAGCGTCGACCGCGCCATCTCGCCCTTGTTGTCGAGCAGATTGCGCGCATAGGCGCGCAGCGTCCAGTGATCATCGAAGGTCACCGACGCATTGAGGTCGACCGAGGTGTAAGCCTTGGCGCGCGCGACGAGCGGATCGCTCTCGACGAGCGACAGGCGGTTGCTCGCGTGGCGGATGCCGGCGCCGAAGCTGCCCCGGTTGCCGCCGCCCAGCTCGAACGCATAATCGGCGCGCAGCGCGCCGCTGAACTTGGGTACAGCGGGCAAGCGGTCGCCGTCGAGGCCGCTGATATCGGGCACATCCTCGCTGAGGCTCGCGTCGGTGTAGCTTCCGGTCGCACTGATCGTCAGGCCAGGCGCCGGGCGTAGCGCGAGGCTACCCTCGAAGCCCTTGCTCGTCGCCTTGCCGCCGTTCGCGCCGCCCGACACGCCGCCGAAAGCGCGCGTGACCTGGATATCGGTCCAGTCCATCCAGAAGAAGGCGGCATCGACCGACACCATGCGGTCGGCGAAGTCGGCTTTCAGCCCGACCTCGTAATTGGTCATGCGGTCGGCATCGACGCTGGGCGGGACATTGGGGACGATGACGTTCGGGCCGCCGGGGCGATAGCCCGTCGCGACGCGCGCATAGAGCATGGCGTCTTCGTTGATATGGAACTGCGGGCTGACCGAGAAGGTCCAGACGCTTTCGGCCGACTCGCCCGGATCATTGGCGCTGGGGACGATCGCCCCCGAGCTGATCTGGGTAAAGGTCTGCTCGTTGCGCGCCCAGCGAAGGCCGCCGGTCACCTCGAACTGCTCGCTCAGCTTGAAAGTCGCATTGCCGAAGATCGCATATTCCTTGTAGGTCGCCGGAAGGCCGACGATCGCCAGCGGATCGAGCGGCGCGATGACATTGCCGTCCATATCGAACGAGCGGACAAGCTGCGCATTGCTCGTCTCTTCATCGGTGAAGAAGCCGCCGATCATCCATTCGAAACGCCCGCCGCTCGGCGAAGCGAGACGGACTTCCTGCGTCCATTTCTTGAGCCCGAGGTCGAGCGAGAAAGGTGTGATGCCGGGATCGATGGCACCGCCGGTGAGCAGCGGGAAAAGCACGCCGAACGCATAGCTCGCGTCCTGTACCTGCCGGCTCTGCGTTTTGCTGTAGGTCGTCGCAGACGTCAGCGTCGCCGCGCCGAAATCATAGTCGATCGTCGCCGAATAATAATCGAGATCGACGTCGTAGGATTCGGGCACATAATTGTTGAACGAATGGCCGTTGCCCAAACGGTTGCCGTCGAGATCGGCGGCATAGAGGCCATTGCCGTCAGAATCGAGCGACTGCCAGATGCCGGCGAGCTTTACACTGAGCTCGGGGGTCGGCTGCCACAGCAGCGCGGCGCGACCGCCGCGCTGTTCATAGTCGTTCTGGTCCTTGAGCGCGGCATTGTTGACGCTGTCGACCCAGCCCGGCGTCTTGCGCCATGCGAAGCTGCCCGAAATCGCGAGCGTGTCGGTCGCAATCGGCGCATTGACATAGACCTGCCCACCCCAGCCGAGGCTGCCGGCGTCCTTGATCGTGAAACCTTCGACGCCCGCGCGCACCTTGAATTCGCGCGTGTCGGGCTGGACGGTAACATATTTGACCAGGCCGCCGATCGAACTCGCGCCATAGAGCGTGCCCTGCGGGCCTTTGAGCACTTCGATGCGTTCGAGGTCATAGGGCATGAGGTCGATGGTGAACTGCCCAGCGCGGTTATAGAGCGCGCTCGACCCGACCGGCGCATCGTCGAGATAGATGCCGACCGTCTGGCTGGCATTGAGCGGTGCGACGCCGCGCAGCGTGATCGTCGTCTGGCCAGGCGTGCCGCCGTTGCTGACGTTCATGCCGGGAACATAGCCCGCATAGTCGACGAGCGAGGCCGAGCCCTGTTCCTGCAGTTCCTCGCCGCTGACCACCGAGATCGAGATCGGCACGTCCTGCACATTCTGAACGCGCTTCTGTGCGGTCACAACGATCTCGCCCGCGGCTTCGATCGCCCCCGCTTCCTGCGCCTGTACCGGCATCGCG
This genomic interval from Sphingopyxis chilensis contains the following:
- a CDS encoding TonB-dependent receptor codes for the protein MNKGLLVAASMVAVIAAMPVQAQEAGAIEAAGEIVVTAQKRVQNVQDVPISISVVSGEELQEQGSASLVDYAGYVPGMNVSNGGTPGQTTITLRGVAPLNASQTVGIYLDDAPVGSSALYNRAGQFTIDLMPYDLERIEVLKGPQGTLYGASSIGGLVKYVTVQPDTREFKVRAGVEGFTIKDAGSLGWGGQVYVNAPIATDTLAISGSFAWRKTPGWVDSVNNAALKDQNDYEQRGGRAALLWQPTPELSVKLAGIWQSLDSDGNGLYAADLDGNRLGNGHSFNNYVPESYDVDLDYYSATIDYDFGAATLTSATTYSKTQSRQVQDASYAFGVLFPLLTGGAIDPGITPFSLDLGLKKWTQEVRLASPSGGRFEWMIGGFFTDEETSNAQLVRSFDMDGNVIAPLDPLAIVGLPATYKEYAIFGNATFKLSEQFEVTGGLRWARNEQTFTQISSGAIVPSANDPGESAESVWTFSVSPQFHINEDAMLYARVATGYRPGGPNVIVPNVPPSVDADRMTNYEVGLKADFADRMVSVDAAFFWMDWTDIQVTRAFGGVSGGANGGKATSKGFEGSLALRPAPGLTISATGSYTDASLSEDVPDISGLDGDRLPAVPKFSGALRADYAFELGGGNRGSFGAGIRHASNRLSLVESDPLVARAKAYTSVDLNASVTFDDHWTLRAYARNLLDNKGEMARSTLADGLNQPSFLAISPLQPRTIGVALDMAF